GACTGAGATCAGAGTTGGCACCTCCTGACTACGTACGGCGGAGAGCCACGACACCTGTGGCTCTGATGTTGAGCCAGGGCTTGACTGCAGCCTGAAGCAGACCTGATGCTCAGTTAGCATCAGAGTTAGAGAGGGGCCCAAGCACTTTGGACCACACCCACCGTATAACCTTCTCGACTCCCACAAAGGTTCTGGTGCTGTAGCCGGTAGCCGGCAGCCCCATCAAGCAGAATGCTGTAAGACCACACGCACCgagatatttatatatttttattaattattattatttgatttactttagATCTTTGGCATCCAGGTATGGCCAGCAGAGGTGGTATTTATGCCGTTCCCGATTTAAGctttacatctgtgtgtgttttataacCTGCACAAAGCAGTGATGTGTAACTGGACGTATCAGACTAATGAGGCGATACTTGTTTTGATGCCAAAATTGGAAACTTGCTGTGTTTTCAGTTACACAGGCTTGATTACTTCTAGGATTAGTTGTGTTTGGTAGTCATATTTGTGGTCTTATTAGTTAAATGTCATTTGTTCATGCTAACAAATATGACTCACTGTTGACTCATGTCAGCAGATGACTGTAATTATGGTGTTCAGTTTTCCATTTGAGCTCAGTTAATTAATAAAAATTATGAATATGGTGACAATTGATATAAGAGCAGACTGTGTCTAGGTGGTGCCTGACTGCTAAATCCTCATCAAAGACAAAACAGACTTTGTTTGGAAGCAAAGGCAAGAACCAGGTGGCAGACAAGAGAGGTTTGTTTAGGCCTTAAACAGGAGCAGGTTTAAGGCCTGCAGGTTAGACTCCCAAGGCACCATTACCCTCTCTAAGGTTCTGTTTAGGAAAAAGGAATTTACTTTAAAAGTTGACTCTACAGCCCAGTCAAGTGCAGTTTAAGTGTACTTTTCTGGTGCTCTAAAAGTGAATTCAAACCCCAGTGGAAGAGAGAGTTTCTCCTTAAGTAAGTGGCACATCAGCACAAGGAGGATGCAGCTTGAAAACACATATTGAGAAATGTAGAAATTAAACTTGAATGTCACGTTGAGAAAACTCCTGAGCTTTCTCCAGTCCTCTCAGGGGTGAAGGGAACACAATGTTAAATGAGGCTGATGAGTGAATTAACTTTAGAGTAATTAAAATGCCTGTGAATTGAACATTTTAGTGTTATTTTAATTGATAAAATATTTTGACCTGATAAAATATGATCGCAAGATGATAAAATGCATGTGAACAGAAGATTACAGTGGTATTTATTTAAATGATTTGGGTAACTTTTGGTGTCTTATGTCATCATTTAACTCCGTTTTGTTCCTGACGTCATCTTTAGTGATTTTATTTCTTGGCTTTTTCCCTCATTCAACGTCAGTCATTTTGGAGACGGGCGCCGATTATTCATTACAGCCGTTCTTGTGCCTTTCGCCTCTCGCGGCTAAATGTCGGTCAGAAAGTTTCGCCCATCTACTCTTAAAGATCTGCTTGACACTCCTCTGCTGGAGAGAGTGAAAGATGTCGGCATGAATGTAGCCCACTGGCATTTTGAGATTAACACCTCCAAAAGAATTTCCAATACTTGTAATGCCAAGTTTGCACAGGCGTTTTGCCAGTTTCTTTGAGGACTGCATGAATGCCATATTAGACACAGAACATCAGTTTTCACAAATCATTATTTATAGAAATGAGGAATATTCCCATTCATGCGTGTGTTAGTTATTTTACGACAATAGGGATGTTTGATATCCAGCATGGTGTATGAGTTCATCCTGTAGGGATTAGACTCTGCCTAAACCTAGCCTTGATCCATCTAGTACTGAAGACATTTATTGGCAGCACACAAACCAACGGTGTCAATTCATGACAGACTTTAAGAAGGTCGCTGTTGAGGTCGCGGTCCAAGAATCAGCCGCAGAAGTTTACTGTTCCTTTAATCTGACCCAGACAGACGAGGAGCAGGACAACGACGGTTTAATATTCCTTAGCTGCGACTTCCTGAACGATTTCCTTTAGTCTGTCATGGATTCCAACACCGCTGGTTTGTGTGCTGCCAATAAATgactaaaaccaatcgatgatgGTGAAGCATGTCTTCAGTACTAGATGGATCAAGGCTAGGTTTAGGCAGAGTCTAATCCCTACAGGATGAACTCACACACAATATCAGTCATCCCCAGTGTTTCCGCAGTGTTCCCGCAGTGCCTAAAGAACCTGGCAGAAAGCCTGGCCTTGGCCTGAACAAACATGGACCAAGTTATTAAATTATAAGCTACAAAACATACCAAAGTTACTCCAATTTCATCATTTTAACCCACATTCATTTTTACCAGCCTCACTTTCATCATTTAACATTTGTTTCTTCAAACCTCCGCATTGTCCTGAGCACATTAAACTTTAAAATGTGATTCTGTTCTCCGTAATCCAGCAACGTCGACGTGCAGTTCTCCCGTGTTGCCCTCACAGGTGTGTACGTGTTCGGCCTCTTCACCACGGACATCTTCGTGAACGCGGGCCAGGTTGTCACGGGCAACCTGGCGCCTCACTTCCTGACGGTGTGCAAGCCCAACTACACGGCGCTGGGCTGCCTGCAGGCGCTGCGCTACATCAGCCACCAGGAGGCGTGCACGGGCAACGAAGACGACATCCTGCGCGCCCGCAAAACCTTCCCCTCCAAAGAAGCGGCGCTTAGCGTCTACGCCGCCCTCTACCTGGCTGTGAGTAGCTCATGGTTCCTTCCCTCACCCTCCACCGGGCCCGATGTTAATCATGCATCCGGGGCAAAGGCCCAGATTCGTTTCGATGATcatatgtaaaaaaataaataaaaatccaggATGTTCCTcatgacatcacttcctgtggaaggctgtgtgtgttttggtggtcAGGAGTGCACCCACATGCCCTGTTTGTCCTCTGAGGAGCAGGTTCTCGAAGCCCAGTGTCCATTTCCTCCATCGCAGTCCTGCTGTGGTGCTCCACCTCTGTAGAGCGTCCTAATCTGGCACGTGAGGGGCGGAGACGCCGTCACCCTCGACTGCTTTAGAAATGCAGATAGGCCAATTTGCGTGGTGCTCATCAGGCCGAGAGAGCAGGCCGAGGGGGAGGGAGGATGCAATATGGAGTTATGATGGCTGAGTTTGCTGGGACGGGGGGGTTTCCTTCACAAGTGCCAAAGGAAAGCAGGAGATCTCGTTCTGGCCTCAGCTACCGTCTCTCCGTCATGCAGTCTGTTCATCGGATCCACTGCTGACGTGTAAGGACACTTTAGGTTGAAGCCAGCGTAACAGGGCCAACTTGGAACAGAACATTCTAATACAGGCTTCCCAAAACCGTGTTACGGGTTGTTTAAGCAGCCCAGGTGTCTAAACGTCATGTTCGGGTCAGGGGTGATTTGGACAATAATGTGCTTGTGATTTACATTGTTTTCATGCTGTTGAAGCATTTTTCTTGAAGCCTCACGACAGGCCTGTGTCTCTACAGTTCAGATGGATGAGATTGGGCCTTGTCTTTTCTTTCTGTAGCCCCCCCCCTTCCTGCTGTGACTCCACCCCCCCACAGTGGGTTAGGGGCATGAATACCTTTATGATTCATTCATTTCTCAATTCACGCTCCAAACTATGCATAATGGAAAGATATGATTCAAGGCAGACTGCACTCGTGTATGAAAAGTGAAGGAGACAGTGGATCCAGACTCATTTGTTAATGAGCATCTGTTTCATTTGAGGTCGTCTCATCTCCGGTGCGGTGTGCCAGGTGTGGGCTTGACGCGTCCACTGTGCGGCAGAGACAGGACTTTCGCTCTGGGCCTCACCTCTAGACCCGGGGGGCTCTGACACCTTGCCTTCAGGAAGAATACAAATGCCCCAAAATGAGAAGACAAGACAAGGTCAAGTTTGAGTCCTTAAGATGCCAAAAGCTTTAAGTTGGTTTCCCGAGCAGCTTGTTTGGACAGACGTTTTCATCCAGTCATGCAGTAAAACCAGTGCCTATGTAGGTCAGCTAGTGTGGAGGCTGTTTGCTGGTGTTTGTTGAAAAAGCCTGTTTGGCTGGTGTATTAGAATGGGTCACGGAGAGGCAGAGAGCGGGGTAGTGGTGTTCAGGATGTCCATGCTGAGATCTGCTGTGTGGGAGGATGATCGGCCATGTTCTGTGCTCGTAATGCCACAGGCACAAATTACCAGAGGACATCCATGAATTACACACACGGGCTTGTTACGCCTCTCACATGTCTGTGCAAGACCATCCAAAAACACCATGGCACTGAGAATGCACAGGCCATGTAAACTGAAGTAAAAGATAATACTATATGAAGGATGTTCAAAAGTATTATAGGAGTTTCACGATGTTGAGATTTGAGAGGTTTTAAACCCAGTTAATGGTATTTCAGGAGAATGTAAAATGTCCTCTGGAAAAGATATTTAGACaccaaaaaaaacattaaactgaGAACTTGTGAAACATCAAGTGAAAATGTTTTGATAATGCTGCACATTTAGTTCATAAGTCTTAAAAGAAGTCCCAGTGACCTGAAAGGGTGTTGGGATAAATGTTGGGTTAATGTCACACACCTGGTTCAGAATTTTAAGAGGTTCAAGAAAATAGAAAAATATTCCTTTTCGACCGTTACATGATGTTAATGGAGTTGATGGCATCATTTGGTGGACTGGCCCGGCAGAGGCAAAGGTCCCCTGTGAAAGAGAAACGGCTGGTGTGTAGTGGCCTGTAAAATTGGTCTTTCTGACATCTTACATGCTTCAGGCTTCACGATGACCACATGTGCTGTCCTTGACCCCAAAGGTCGGGTTCTGCTGCATACGCAGAGGCGGTGTGATGTTTGCAGCAGCTGTAAGAGACGGAGGACTCGGCCTGTGCCGAAGTCTCACGCCATTATAGACGCTGAGGTTAATGGATTGAGGACCCGCAGTAAAAGCCCGCGCCGCTATAGCTGGAGGACTCGGGTCAGgtagttttgttttcatttttgcaaCTTGAAGGTTTCTCAGGTTAAACATCGGCTTTTCTTACTTTCTGTACGAAACCGTTTAAAATTAGgtgcagtgtttgtgtgagcaaGTACTTATATATTAAAGGCAAATTCATCAAGCAAAAACATCTGAGTCATTTTGTGTGACACACTAATTATTGATATTTGGACACCGAGAAATATAGAGAGAAAACTCTAATTGGCTTACAATTTAAAAACTCAGGCATGTCctgactgtctgtctgccttcggtaaccccccccccccccccaaacatatatataaaaggCAGAGGACACAATAacactgtcctctcctctctttcccgTTGAGAAGAAATGGAACTGCATCACAGCATGGTGACCTTTTGAGTCACAAAGAAATAGTCACACAAACAAGGGAGATGGCCCTGCGTAATGGCTCAGACACCCGTGGGATTACAATTACAGCCTTTGTCTGCTGCCTTCTCAGGAGTGTTCCGTGATTAGCCGCGACCTTCAGCTGCGCCGTGCTTTTAGAATGTGAATCCACGGGAGTTTTGTGTGAGCGCCATCTCCGCCGTGGAGCACCGGCTCTGTCTCGTCCACCACGGGTCACGCGACCGCTAGACAGGCCTGGCCTATTGCACGCCGTCCACCTCGCCCACAGGTGGCCCGATTTAGCCCAGGCCGCTAGACAGCTCCAGGCTTTCATACGTGCACATTTCCTGCACATGCACACTAACCTACGTGCATGTTCTCCTTTATGCACACTCCCTGAACGTGCACCCTTGTCTGTGTGCACACTCCTCCCACGtgcacactcctcacacattgGTCGCGCACATTTGCAAGAACTCCTCACTCTTCATCACACGCATGCTACATGTAAACATGTACTATACAATGTTCTCCAACTGCAGGTCTTATTGGGCATTTTGCCATTGATGGCGCTGGTCTGCTGACTTACACCCGCGCGTCCTCACACGATCTCGTGGCCTGGCATTTCACGGGCATAGCTGGATCACGGCTTTTCTAATGGCTGTCGTTTGCTGTGACGGTAAAGCTTGAACCCCCGTGAGTGTGTGGGTCCGtttctgctcacacacacgggTCACGGTTCATCCCACAGCAGCTCCCAAGCTGCACGACACCCATTAATGTTCAACAGTCCATGATCTGGATGATGAGAAGAGGACCAGGCTTCAGGGCCCCGTGGTGAGGTGACTGTCCATCGCTCCTGCTTCTTCTCCTTGCAGATGTACATCACGTGCTCGGTGAGAGCCAGAGGAACGAGGCTGGCCAAGCCGGTCATGGCGCTGGGCCTGATGTGCCTGGCCTTCCTCGCCGGCCTGAACCGCGTGGCGGAGTATCGCAACCACTGGTCAGACGTCATCGCCGGCTTCATCATCGGCGTGGCCATCGCCACCTTCCTGGTAAGGAGCCTGCAGCTGTGCATCCAACTATCTTGGGTTCTTTGAATGATGCCGCACCCTATGGTGCATAGGCCACACCCCCCCTGCAGATGCCACGCCCCCAGCACAGATATTGGCTGTTGGTGTCCTTTAAAGAGATATGAAGTCTGTTGAGTACATTGTGATAGAAAGTTGTGTTGGCTAGCCGGCTTAGAAGGAACTGTCATGCTAGCAGGTACGAGGCAGTGAAGCAGAGCTACAGAGACACTgccccactacacacagagacaaacacGCTTCTGCTGTGACTAAGggccttcccctctctctctctctctctctctctctctctctctctctcacacacacacattctatctctctctctcgctctcattctctctcgctctgtttctccctctctgtctcttactgTTTCTACTCCAACGTTGCTGCTCCCCTTAAAGATGTCGTGGCTGTTTGGGGTTAGCATGTATGTCCAGAGGGACTTCTTCTCACTCCAGCGTCCAGCTCTGGCTTTGCTCCTGATTCATGCGGCTTGGACCTAATGGCACTGTGGTGAAGGAGATAAATAcagcacacaccctcacacagcccCTGAGTGGGCGTGGCCTAGTGGTGGCACACGCACATCCTCCAATCACCTTTTAGAACGGAATAAGAAGCGAGGTGTCCTCTCTGGTGGTTTGGTCAGACGCTGTGGCGTGTGCTCTGGGGTAAGGATCAGGGCTAAAACCTTCCATCTGTGGAGAGCAGAAGCCAGCAAGATAGAAGTGCTTTGTGTGAACATGTATCTGAAGCTCTTCAATCCAAACGCGACTGTAGGTTACGTAGGCCTTGCTGATAGACGAGGATGATGGGAGCTGGAGATTGGGGTCCCGTCTTCACCTGCATCATCACAGCTGAATGGTTTTGAGAGGCTTCCTGTCATTTGTGGCAGACGTGTCAAATTTTACCTTCATTGTCTGTAATGTGTTATCAGCTGTTATGATGTCACCTCTCACCTCCAGGCTTAGATTCTGTGCATGTGGAGTTCAATACAATAGCTGaaatataagtgtgtgtgtgtgtgtgcgcgcgtgtgtgtgttgagtgagcAACGTTCTTTTGATAAGGAGGATAAAAGAGACTTGGACCAGTGGGATactgacacaaacacagcagGGTGTGAAGAACTTTGACAGCCTAGCAGATCAGAGGACTGAGAGCGTAGAGGAACGTAGAGGAACATAGAGGAGGTGTAGAGAAGCGTAGAGGAGGTGTAGAGAAGcgtagaggagtgtggaggagcatAGAGGAGGTGTAGAGAAGCGTAGAGGAGGTATAGAGAAGGTGTGGAGGAGGTATAGAGAAGGTGTGGAGGAGGTATAGAGGAGCTTAGAGGAGGTATAGAGGAGCTTGGAGGAGGTGTATAGGCGCTTagaggaggtgtagtgtgtgtataggagGTGTATCATTTTACTGTAGGATCTTCACAGAACCCGATTTTATAATTGGGTGCATTTAGAAAGGTAGATCATAGAAATCTTACTTATGTTTCATTCTTTGTGTTTTATGAAATGATTAGGAATTAATATATAAAATTGGAATATATTTTGGTCCCTGATGGTCAAAAGTAACAGAAGAAGGCGAATGTCTTATTTAATGTGCTGGCAACTTCAGAAGTCTTCAGATCATATTTGATTGACTCCAGCAGTCTGTAAGAGTCCATGGTTTATCAGAACTAATGAAAGGAGCTGAGTGTTTTTCCTTCAGTGGTGTCTATGCCAATGTGATGTGTGAGCATAATTAAGTGATCTCAGTGAGCCTTCGTCATAGCTGCAGTACACATGAAAATAGAGGTGACATTGTTCAGGTACACTACTCTGTGATGGTTTAATGTCATAGTAACAATCACAGTTGCTATTGGCTCTGCTAAGTCTCTTCTCATGGACACTGTTCTTGGTTTTCCATCCGTAGTGTATGTAATGACATTAGCTTCAACTAATCACAATTACCACACTGCAATTTTAAACGCTAGAATTACTATGCTACAGTTCCACACTGCTTAGCATCATTTCCAGCTCTCTTCCCATCTGTGAATTACGTGGAACTATAATTATTGGGATATTTTACTGCACTCTCGGAGATATCGTGCAGTTGTGTATAGCTAAAACAAGCTCTCGAGTCTGCCTGAGAAAACCATGAGCCATGAACGTGATCAATTCCGCCCCTGTTTGCCTTGAAGGTTTGTGCACAGCAGCATCAGCTATCCAGACCTCTTGGGTGCAGCTATTGTCTGGCACCACGGATGGCATCAGGCATGGCTAATAGATCCAGCAGGACGTGAGCGGTGGATGAAGGGGCGGTGGTAGTCAGGGGAGACAGAGGAAGGCACCGCGGTAACCTAGCACGGAAGATATTGCATATTCATGAGCCTCGGTCAAGGCCACAGGGCAGCGATATGTTAGCTAATGAGTGGCAGGAAGTTAAAACATCTCCTATGACACACCGCACTCATTTCTCCAgttttctctcattctttcGCTCAATCGAGCTGCCTAAAGGTGTTTGTGTCTCTTCAGGATAAACACACGCTCCTTCCTGGAGACCCTAGTGCTAGTGTAGCTGCCTGGAGAGCCGAGTTCCCTCTTCCCTGATGCCATCCAGGTTTGGGCTTTTCCATACATGGCTAGATGGCTGAGGCAGTGCAAACGGGCCCCTTCAGTGGGATCTAAAGGCAGAAGTGACTCGTCCTCACAGAGAGTTCAGCAGCACCTTCTAAAAGCTGTGCTGGCAGAAACTCCATGCATCAGAGGTCACGTGACTTCGTTAAGCAGGAGTAGAGACAGGAGGCTAAAGATCCGTGAGCAGAGGTGGGTGCACGAGATCAACTTTACAACGCAAAAGTCCTTTCGCAGGGTTTAGTTCCATCTGCTTGCATTGCTAATTAGCTCATCAGCTACAATTAATTAGCGCAATCTGCCGGGTGATGCAAAACCACCACAGGTCGTTTACTTTTTGAAGTTGAAATTATGTAGATGTGGCTACAACCAAACCGCCCTGGGGAATGCGACGGAATAAACGCAGCCCAGTTGTGACAAACGAACCGGGCTAATTTGATAAAACGATGTGCCGCGCACGTCTACTGCGGAGGTCCTGTGGGTGAAGCCGGGTTGGAACCGCTGGGCTTCCACAGCGCGTTGTGTTCAGAGGTGCGGAGGGGCAGGGTGCCGTGAGCTCGGCTCCTCTCTGCATGAAACTGTTGGAATATGAAGATCTGACAATCCTGCTTGGAAAATTACCCtcatttttgtgttatttttAGAAAGATGGAGCCTAAGAATCTTTCCTGCCTGTGCTGTATGTGAGGTTAGACAGCATGTTGCATCAGTTTCCTTTTATATCTGCTCTTGGGTATCTTCTGTAGCCCATCAATGGTGTAACAATTCCAGTGTTGTCCAATGACACTCTTCATTTAACCTTCAGACGtatctgtgctgtgtttgggttTTTTGTCTTCCCAAAAGTCCCTTATAAGTAAATGACGGCAGGTCTGCTGCCGTTTCCTTCACTTTCGTAGACCTTCAGTAATGATGTTTTGATTGGTCCTACTCTGTGCTGCCtttcaggttgtgtgtgtggtccatAACTTTGAAGGCACGGTGCTGTTGAGCGAAGACCCTCAGCAGGACGCtgtgagcagcgatgacgtgatGAGCATGGCCCAGGTGGAGAGCCCCCTGGAGAAGTACATCACCTCGCAGGTATGCCACGCCCCCATGccccatgccccgcccccacaccaCGCCTCCCACCCGTCCAGGACCTCAGATGACTCACGCTGGCTAGTGCCACCCTCCACATCAAACCCGGACGGATTCAGATAggcactgtctctgccactgacgtgtgtgtgtgtgtgtgtgtgtgtgtgtgtgtgtgtgtgtgtgtgtgtgtgtgtgggtctttgtgagtgcgtgtgtgtgggtctttgtgagtgcgtgtgtgggtctttgtgagtgcgtgtgtgtgcgtgtgtccacGGCCGTTGCTCAGATGGCCgagctgagggaggaagaggaggactcTTCGCCCCACTCTCTGAAAGGGCACCTCCTGAGGCTCTTGGACTGTATCGCGGGCAAAAAGCGCCACTTCAGACACCTGCAAAGCACAAGGCAATAAACACACGAGCACTTGTGTGCAGAGCAGCAGCCACCAAAGCTCTGGAGTACACCGCTCTGCTCCTAGCCAATCACGTTTGATCAGTCCCGGTGAACCAGTGATCTGTTGGGAACTATCCTGTATCCAGAGTGTGTGGCTCTGCTGGCTCTGTGATCCTCTCTTTGACCTCTTTTGACCTCTAGTCCACTGTCCTTGGTTTTCAGCAGTGAGGGCAGTTGTCCGTGTCTGTCTGTTCTGCTATGACATGAAATTCATTTGAGAACATCAGACAAGTTTTAACACCTGGTTAATGATGGATGATTGAACAGCTGATTGAGGGACGGCTGGACTGTACTGAGTACTCATGTGTTCTGACATACTGTACTGAGTACTCATGTGTTCTGACACATACTGTACTGAGTACTCATGTGTTCTGACACATACTGTACTGAGTACTCATGTGTTCTGACACATACTGTACTGAGTACTCATGTGTTCTGACATTTTGGTCTACGCAGTCCAAAATGTGTGTTAATTTCTCTGAATGGTATTTAACTCTTCATTTTCAGTTTTGCCTGTGTTTACCTCTTCACTGACATCTGTCCTACAAACAATTCAGACATCAGGCATTCAGATGTTAATTACGCCCCATCACTGGGCTTCCGGTTAGAGAGTAATAACACCATAGCAACAGCCCTTTAAACACAGCGTACAGGACTTCAGATTACCAAGCAACAAGCAAATAACTAAATGATTTAATCCCGGTTTGCCGTGTTGATTCATGTTTCAGTAATATTAGGGATTAAATGCTTTACTTGTCTGCTTGTTCTTTTAGTGGAAGTAGTGATATGCCTGGTGTTGGGACTGTGGGCCGCTCTCATTCAGATGCATAGGTTGGAGTGAATATCGTTAGTGATATTTCCACCAGTAGAAATGCTGATGGCCTATTTTTACCTGCCCCAAGGCTCACGATTGAAGAAAGCAGGCCAGCCTCATGAGTGAGATTTGTCTTTagtgatggagtgtgtgtgtgtgaggaggttggTGTGTCTGGCCATGCCGTCGTTGGCTGTGCTGCGTGGGGACGGGGCGTGGGGACGGGGCGTGGGGACCAGACCCGGGGCAGAGCGCTTCCCCCACATCACGCCGCTTTAGAAGACAGACTGCACCCCagaggctcctccccctccctctccaaaGTGCCCTGGCTCACAGCAAATATCACT
This genomic stretch from Brachyhypopomus gauderio isolate BG-103 unplaced genomic scaffold, BGAUD_0.2 sc62, whole genome shotgun sequence harbors:
- the plppr5b gene encoding phospholipid phosphatase-related protein type 5 isoform X2, giving the protein MLLPEHLTTMLYFQLVIMAGTVMLAYYFEYTDTFSVHVQGFFCYDSAYTKPFLGPERASAVPPALLYTLVAGVPTLVITMTEAVVFLMLYTSKEPDSQRRTIVTGDCCYLNPVVRRIFRFLGVYVFGLFTTDIFVNAGQVVTGNLAPHFLTVCKPNYTALGCLQALRYISHQEACTGNEDDILRARKTFPSKEAALSVYAALYLAMYITCSVRARGTRLAKPVMALGLMCLAFLAGLNRVAEYRNHWSDVIAGFIIGVAIATFLVVCVVHNFEGTVLLSEDPQQDAVSSDDVMSMAQVESPLEKYITSQMAELREEEEDSSPHSLKGHLLRLLDCIAGKKRHFRHLQSTRQ
- the plppr5b gene encoding phospholipid phosphatase-related protein type 5 isoform X1, whose protein sequence is MLLPEHLTTMLYFQLVIMAGTVMLAYYFEYTDTFSVHVQGFFCYDSAYTKPFLGPERASAVPPALLYTLVAGVPTLVITMTEAVVFLMLYTSKEPDSQRRTIVTGDCCYLNPVVRRIFRFLGVYVFGLFTTDIFVNAGQVVTGNLAPHFLTVCKPNYTALGCLQALRYISHQEACTGNEDDILRARKTFPSKEAALSVYAALYLAMYITCSVRARGTRLAKPVMALGLMCLAFLAGLNRVAEYRNHWSDVIAGFIIGVAIATFLVVCVVHNFEGTVLLSEDPQQDAVSSDDVMSMAQVESPLEKYITSQNHIAFDEVT